A single genomic interval of Lathyrus oleraceus cultivar Zhongwan6 chromosome 7, CAAS_Psat_ZW6_1.0, whole genome shotgun sequence harbors:
- the LOC127102900 gene encoding probable dolichyl pyrophosphate Glc1Man9GlcNAc2 alpha-1,3-glucosyltransferase, which produces MGNEKLSFKEVRNSSSPKTTLWWFFLIATCVKVLLFPSYRSTDFEVHRNWLALTHSLPLSRWYFDETSPWTLDYPPFFAYFERFLSFFAHLVDPQIVHLQEGLNYSSNKVVYFQRFTVILSDLSLLYGVYRLTQKLDSRKQKLIYSLVIWSPMLLIVDHVHFQYNGFLIGILLISLSYLEEGRDLLGGFVFAVLLCFKHLFAVAAPVYFIYLLRHYCWGGIVRGFSRLLIMGSLVAAVFASAFGPFFHLGQIQQVIQRLFPFGRGLCHAYWAPNFWVFYIMSDKGLAFILRKLGFNIQTPAASFTAGLVGDSSPFSVLPRITPSVTFIMVLLALSPCLFKAWKNPQPQMITRWISYAYTCGFLFGWHVHEKASLHFVIPLAFVAAQSPEDAKHYFLLSLVSCYSLFPLLFEAQEYPIKVLLLLLHFILSWSGFSAQSYDRDETRVPVAQTKKKVDQSEGSLSTDMKKGGFVFGLIERSYLAGLIVVEIWGQFLHPLLFGDKLAFVPLMLISVYCALGITYSWIWQLRSIVKSH; this is translated from the exons ATGGGAAACGAGAAACTAAGCTTCAAAGAAGTCCGCAATTCTAGTAGCCCCAAAACAACTCTATGGTGGTTTTTTCTTATAGCTACGTGTGTAAAAGTTCTCCTTTTCCCATCTTACCGCAGTACAGACTTTGAGGTACACCGCAATTGGCTGGCTTTGACCCATTCCCTCCCTCTTTCCCGCTGGTACTTTGATGAGACCAGTCCATGGACACTAGATTACCCACCATTCTTTGCCTATTTTGAACGCTTTCTATCCTTTTTTGCTCACCTCGTTGATCCCCAAATAGTGCACCTTCAAGAGGGACTGAATTATAGCTCAAATAAAGTGGTTTATTTCCAGAGATTTACTGTAATACTCTCTGATTTGTCTCTTCTTTATGGGGTTTATAGACTTACTCAGAAACTGGATTCGAGAAAGCAAAAGTTGATCTATTCATTGGTTATTTGGTCACCGATGCTTTTAATTGTGGACCATGTGCATTTCCAATACAATGGATTTCTCATTGGGATTTTGCTGATTTCACTTTCGTATTTGGAGGAAGGAAGGGATTTGTTAGGTGGCTTTGTTTTTGCCGTTCTTCTGTGCTTTAAACATTTATTTGCAGTGGCAGCGCctgtttattttatttatttgttgagGCACTATTGTTGGGGTGGAATTGTAAGAGGCTTTAGTCGACTCTTGATAATGGGAAGTTTGGTTGCAGCAGTGTTTGCATCTGCATTTGGGCCATTTTTCCACCTTGGACAG ATACAACAAGTCATCCAACGATTGTTTCCATTTGGCAGGGGGCTTTGCCATGCATACTGGGCCCCAAATTTTTGGGTATTCTATATTATGTCAGACAAAGGACTTGCTTTCATACTCAGAAAACTTGGGTTTAATATCCAGACACCAGCAGCTTCATTCACTGCAGGGCTAGTAGGGGATTCCTCCCCTTTTTCTGTACTACCTCGG ATTACTCCATCCGTAACATTTATAATGGTTCTACTTGCCTTATCCCCTTGTCTCTTCAAGGCTTGGAAGAATCCACAACCACAGATGATTACTAGGTGGATATCATATGCGTATACATGTGGTTTTCTTTTTGGATGGCATGTGCATGAGAAAGCATCACTCCATTTTGTAATTCCACTTGCCTTCGTTGCAGCACAATCCCCAGAGGATGCAAAACATTACTTTTTGCTGTCATTAG TATCCTGCTATTCTCTTTTTCCATTACTATTTGAGGCACAAGAGTATCCTATCAAAGTTCTGTTGTTGCTTCTTCACTTCATTTTGAGTTGGTCAGGCTTTTCAGCACAATCTTACGACAGGGATGAAACAAGAGTGCCCGTTGCTCAGACAAAGAAAAAAGTTGATCAATCTGAAGGTAGTTTAAGCACGGATATGAAGAAGGGTGGTTTTGTTTTTGGCTTGATTGAGAGGAGTTATCTGGCTGGTCTCATAGTTGTAGAGATATGGGGACAATTTTTACACCCTTTGCTCTTTGGTGATAAGCTTGCATTTGTGCCCCTTATGTTGATCTCTGTTTATTGTGCTCTGGGGATCACGTACTCATGGATTTGGCAGTTAAGATCCATAGTTAAATCTCATTAA